CGGCAGCCTCAACCTGCACGAGAAGCGGACGCTCGAGTTGGCACGCGCGCTTGCGGGATGGCCGCGCATCCTGCTCCTCGACGAGGTCATGGCAGGCCTGAACCCCGCGGAGCTCGCGACCTACATCGACGTCGTCCGCCGGGTCCGCAACGAGCTCGACGTCACGGTCGTCTGGGTCGAGCACGTCATGAAGGCGATCGCAGCGCTCGCCGACCGTGTGTTCGTGCTGAACTTCGGGAAGTGCCTGGCGCAGGGCACCGTCGACGAGGTCCTGTCGGACCCGGATGTCATCGAGGCGTACCTGGGACGCGGCGTCGGCGCCGCGTCTCCGGGCGAGCGCACAGAGCCGTCGGGCGGGGACATGCACGATGCTGACGGTTGACGACCTCGCGGCCGGCTACGGCGAGAGCATCGCGGTGTCGGGCGTGAGCTTGCACGTCGACGAGGGCGAGGTCATCGCGGTGATCGGGTCCAACGGCGCGGGCAAGACGACCCTGTTGCGCGCGATCTGTGGCCTGCTGCCGACCAGGTCGGGCACCGTGACCTACGACGGCGACCGCCTCACCGGTGTCCCGGCCCACCGCGTCGCGCGGCGAGGCGTGGCCTACGTGCCGGCGGAGCGCCACCTGTTCGGCGGCATGTCGGTGCGCGAGAACCTCGAGCTCGGCGCCTACCCCGACCGGCCCGACCGGCAGCGCATGGACCTGGTCTTCGAGCTGTTCCCGCGCCTGGCGGACCGCACAGCGCAGCACGCCAGCACCATGAGCGGCGGCGAGCAGCAGATGCTCGCCGTCGGCCGCGCGCTGATGTCCCGGCCGCGCCTGCTGATGCTGGACGAGCCCACGACCGGGCTGGCACCGGTGCTGGCCGAGGAGACCTACGCGTCCCTGAAGGTCCTGCGCGCCGAGGGTCTGACGGTGCTGGTCGCGGAGCAGCAGGTGCCGCTGGCGCTGGACCTCGCCGACCGCGGCTACGTGATCGAGGACGGCGTGATCCAGCTCGAGGGCCCCGCGTCCCAGCTGCAGGGCAACCCCAAGGTCCGTCGCGCCTATCTGGGGATCGCGTAGATGGCGGTCCTGCTGGACGGGATCGCCTACGGCCTGCAGCTCGCGCTGCTCGCGGTCGGGCTGACCATGATCTACGGCCTCGGGGGCGTACTGAACCTGGCGCACGGCCAGTTCGCGGTGGTCACCGGCATCTCCGCCGCCGTCCTGCTCGACCGCGGGCTGGGACTGGCGGCCGCGCTGGTGATCGGCGTCGCCCTGGCCGCCGTCCTCGCGCTCATCACCGACGCCACGATCATGCGCGCCGCGTACCGACTTGCCGGCGAGGCGCGAGTCCTGCTGAGCCTGCTCCTGACGATCGGGCTGGCCTTCGTCCTCGACGGCCTGCTGATCTACAATTACCCGTTCGCCCAGCTCAACGTCCGCGTGCCCGGACCGGCGGTTCCCGTGCTCGGCGTCCCGGTGCGCCGTGGCAGCCTCGCAGCCTCGGCGCTGGCGCTCGTCGCGCTCCTGCTGCTGATCGGCTTCCTGCGCTACACGCGCCAGGGCAAGGCCGTGCGCTCGATCATCGAGGACGAGGAGGGCGCGCGGCTGTGCGGCATCGATCCCGGACGGGTGCGCACCGGCGTGTTCGTCCTGAGCGGCGCGCTGGCCGGGCTGGCCGCCGTCGCCGAGAGCATGAGGTCGTCGATCGGCGCGACCGACGGGACCGAGCTCACGATCCTGGCGCTGATCGTCACCGT
This sequence is a window from Euzebyales bacterium. Protein-coding genes within it:
- a CDS encoding branched-chain amino acid ABC transporter permease, giving the protein MAVLLDGIAYGLQLALLAVGLTMIYGLGGVLNLAHGQFAVVTGISAAVLLDRGLGLAAALVIGVALAAVLALITDATIMRAAYRLAGEARVLLSLLLTIGLAFVLDGLLIYNYPFAQLNVRVPGPAVPVLGVPVRRGSLAASALALVALLLLIGFLRYTRQGKAVRSIIEDEEGARLCGIDPGRVRTGVFVLSGALAGLAAVAESMRSSIGATDGTELTILALIVTVVGGLGSVAGALLAGLLLGIIYTLSQVYIGAYVTFIILLLAAMVTILIRPSGLLGRGA
- a CDS encoding ABC transporter ATP-binding protein, which gives rise to MLTVDDLAAGYGESIAVSGVSLHVDEGEVIAVIGSNGAGKTTLLRAICGLLPTRSGTVTYDGDRLTGVPAHRVARRGVAYVPAERHLFGGMSVRENLELGAYPDRPDRQRMDLVFELFPRLADRTAQHASTMSGGEQQMLAVGRALMSRPRLLMLDEPTTGLAPVLAEETYASLKVLRAEGLTVLVAEQQVPLALDLADRGYVIEDGVIQLEGPASQLQGNPKVRRAYLGIA